The Methanocaldococcus jannaschii DSM 2661 genome has a segment encoding these proteins:
- a CDS encoding HIT family protein, which translates to MCIFCKIINGEIPAKVVYEDEHVLAFLDINPRNKGHTLVVPKKHYERFDEMPDDELCNFIKGVKKTVEVLKKLGFDGYNIVNNNGRVAGQEVNHVHFHIIPRYEGDGEVVKFGEVKNVDLDEVLKEIKG; encoded by the coding sequence ATGTGTATCTTCTGCAAAATAATCAATGGAGAGATTCCAGCAAAGGTTGTTTATGAAGATGAGCATGTTTTAGCTTTTTTAGATATAAATCCAAGAAATAAAGGGCATACTTTGGTTGTTCCTAAAAAGCACTATGAAAGATTTGATGAAATGCCTGATGATGAGCTCTGCAACTTTATAAAAGGAGTTAAAAAGACTGTTGAAGTTCTAAAAAAGCTTGGATTTGATGGCTACAATATAGTCAATAACAACGGCAGAGTTGCGGGGCAAGAAGTTAATCATGTTCATTTCCATATCATTCCAAGGTATGAAGGAGACGGAGAGGTTGTTAAATTTGGAGAGGTTAAAAACGTTGATTTAGATGAGGTTTTAAAGGAAATTAAAGGATAA
- a CDS encoding methyl-coenzyme M reductase glutamine C-methyltransferase, which produces MRITIYSPEVYTYGAMLIGGILKHKGYNVHLVRKIDKTLFLKSDVIIFSLYSTLHILDKNIREAIDFIKKVRKNKTKVYVAGCVSTYPEIILNELNVDGVIVGEGEITTPKIIEGDKEGLAYKEGDEIVINYPKEKPDLNHPLPLIPKDIEQQSIRGANVYIETHRGCLGNCTFCQVPKFFGKTIRSRDVEDVVEEVKAFKRAGAKRIAISGGTGSLYAFKKSINRDKFFELLEKVSEVIGKNNLSVPDMRVDYVDEEILEAIKNYTIGWVFYGIESGSDKILKDMKKGTNREKNLDAIKLAKDCGVKVAGSFIVAYPTETEMDYLLTKDFIVDAELDDVFVSIAEPIPTTELCDLVLSMPKEENLLYKMHEGEYRKLGLSEAEARCFDLLIHAEMWKSMPKPLTPQLYNLYLNEARIQGKDIRAITDLLFKYRDLLLKK; this is translated from the coding sequence GTGAGGATTACAATTTACAGTCCAGAAGTTTATACTTATGGTGCCATGCTCATTGGTGGTATTTTAAAACATAAGGGCTATAACGTTCATTTAGTTAGAAAGATTGATAAAACACTATTTTTAAAGTCAGATGTTATTATTTTCAGCCTATATTCAACTCTGCACATATTGGATAAAAATATCAGAGAGGCTATAGACTTTATAAAAAAAGTTAGGAAAAACAAAACCAAAGTTTATGTTGCAGGTTGTGTTTCAACGTATCCAGAGATTATTTTAAATGAGCTAAATGTAGATGGGGTTATAGTTGGAGAGGGTGAGATAACAACACCAAAAATTATTGAGGGAGATAAAGAGGGATTGGCTTATAAAGAGGGAGATGAGATAGTTATAAACTATCCAAAGGAAAAGCCAGATTTGAATCATCCTCTCCCACTAATACCAAAGGATATTGAACAGCAGTCGATTAGAGGAGCTAATGTTTATATAGAGACACATAGAGGTTGTTTGGGTAATTGCACTTTTTGTCAAGTTCCAAAGTTTTTTGGAAAAACCATTAGAAGTAGGGATGTTGAGGATGTTGTTGAGGAGGTTAAAGCATTTAAAAGGGCTGGAGCTAAGAGAATTGCAATAAGTGGAGGTACTGGAAGTTTATATGCCTTTAAAAAATCGATAAACAGAGATAAGTTTTTTGAGCTTTTGGAAAAGGTTTCTGAAGTTATTGGGAAAAATAATTTATCTGTTCCAGATATGAGGGTTGATTATGTTGATGAAGAAATATTAGAGGCAATAAAAAACTATACAATTGGATGGGTGTTTTATGGAATAGAGAGTGGGAGCGATAAAATTTTAAAAGATATGAAGAAAGGAACTAATAGGGAAAAGAACTTAGATGCAATAAAATTGGCTAAGGATTGTGGAGTTAAAGTAGCTGGAAGTTTTATAGTTGCATATCCAACAGAGACGGAGATGGATTATCTATTAACAAAAGATTTTATTGTAGATGCTGAGTTGGATGATGTTTTTGTATCTATTGCTGAGCCAATTCCAACCACGGAGTTGTGCGATTTAGTTCTATCTATGCCTAAGGAAGAGAATTTGCTATATAAGATGCATGAGGGAGAATATAGAAAACTTGGATTAAGTGAGGCAGAGGCAAGATGCTTTGATTTGCTGATTCACGCTGAAATGTGGAAGAGTATGCCAAAACCTTTAACTCCTCAACTCTATAACTTATATTTAAATGAGGCGAGGATACAAGGGAAAGATATAAGAGCTATAACGGATTTATTGTTTAAGTATAGAGATTTATTACTAAAAAAATAA
- the hdrC gene encoding CoB--CoM heterodisulfide reductase subunit C, with protein sequence MAVIKLDEVNKNFVNEVIEAGKLVLGEDIVKSIKACYQCGTCTGSCPSGRRTAYRTRKVLRKVLLGLDDVLDSDDIWYCTTCYTCYERCPRDVKITEIIKTLRNIAAQKGNMALAHRKTASYVLRFGHAVPANNQIVELRGKLGLPAKSPTAQFSEKDLEEVRTLIKELKFDKLIAFDWEKMDLKE encoded by the coding sequence ATGGCAGTAATAAAGTTAGATGAAGTAAATAAAAACTTCGTAAATGAGGTTATTGAGGCTGGAAAGTTAGTTTTAGGTGAAGATATCGTAAAATCAATAAAAGCTTGTTACCAATGTGGAACCTGCACTGGAAGCTGTCCAAGTGGAAGAAGAACAGCTTATAGAACAAGAAAAGTTTTAAGAAAGGTTTTATTAGGTTTAGATGATGTTTTAGATAGTGATGATATCTGGTATTGTACAACTTGTTATACATGTTATGAAAGATGTCCAAGAGATGTTAAAATTACAGAAATCATAAAAACTTTAAGAAATATTGCCGCTCAAAAAGGAAATATGGCATTAGCACATAGAAAAACAGCTTCTTATGTTTTAAGATTTGGACATGCTGTTCCTGCAAATAACCAGATTGTTGAGTTGAGAGGAAAACTCGGATTGCCTGCAAAGTCACCAACAGCTCAATTCAGTGAGAAGGATTTGGAAGAAGTTAGAACATTAATTAAAGAGTTAAAATTTGATAAATTAATAGCATTTGACTGGGAAAAGATGGATTTAAAGGAGTAA